The proteins below are encoded in one region of Amorphus orientalis:
- a CDS encoding type VI secretion system Vgr family protein, translating to MNLEIKGQELQDLDMVSFEGWEEISEPYVYIVRFLTTTDTTTKTLTGKQVTFDYEVAGLLEQNEPAYVHGYIHGHRILGLSLDRKFVTELEIRPRLYKLSLSGQTQVFGTTSKIKLPDLAKSILSPSSYKEGTSTQGDFSDDREIDCDMPGDVDQTERSFIVQYRETDLHFLSRIIENEGIFYFVSNDKSKETVQFGDKNHIFKKIGGKVPYIPQHLVNAAPVEEHVRTVHMRAEIAPKKMYVRDYNPNEASRRGQYLRNHAVDSNGSGAMVSYYEHYTSTSDGDRYAKIRAEEKIAWQRVFECETNSTRLRPGYLFTMDTDETKLNGLNQRYLVAGCHVRYSKGLDSVWVEDGHPFKNEIVCIALPSDATWTFRPKRRAEKPKVAGLIRALVDNDAGGQEAKLDDNGTYKIRLVEEESTESRLPSGKASANVRHALPYGGGQDTGFQFPLYKGTEVILACIEGDPDLPVIVGTVANSDNKTVLDGIDKALNKNKTNRIRTRSGITIELIDG from the coding sequence ATGAATCTCGAGATAAAGGGGCAGGAGCTTCAGGATCTCGATATGGTCTCTTTCGAAGGCTGGGAAGAAATCTCCGAGCCTTACGTGTACATTGTGCGGTTTCTGACGACGACCGACACGACGACTAAGACGTTGACCGGCAAGCAGGTGACGTTCGACTACGAAGTGGCCGGTCTGCTCGAGCAGAACGAGCCCGCCTATGTGCACGGCTACATTCACGGCCACCGCATCCTGGGTCTTTCGCTGGACCGCAAGTTCGTGACCGAGCTGGAGATCCGCCCGCGTCTCTACAAGCTTTCCCTGTCCGGACAGACGCAGGTCTTCGGCACGACCTCCAAAATAAAACTTCCCGACCTGGCCAAGTCGATCCTGTCGCCGAGCAGCTACAAGGAGGGGACGTCCACCCAGGGCGATTTCTCCGACGACCGCGAGATCGACTGCGACATGCCGGGGGACGTCGACCAGACCGAACGAAGCTTCATCGTTCAGTACCGCGAGACCGATCTGCACTTCCTGTCGCGCATCATCGAGAACGAGGGCATCTTCTATTTCGTCTCCAACGACAAGTCGAAGGAGACGGTCCAGTTCGGCGACAAGAACCACATCTTCAAGAAGATCGGCGGCAAGGTGCCCTACATCCCGCAGCACCTGGTCAATGCTGCCCCGGTCGAAGAACACGTCCGCACGGTTCACATGCGCGCGGAGATCGCGCCCAAGAAGATGTACGTGCGCGACTACAACCCGAACGAAGCCAGCCGGCGCGGGCAGTATCTGCGCAATCATGCCGTCGACAGCAACGGCAGCGGCGCGATGGTGTCCTACTACGAGCACTACACCTCGACCTCGGACGGCGATCGCTACGCCAAGATCCGGGCGGAGGAGAAGATCGCCTGGCAGCGGGTCTTCGAGTGCGAGACCAACTCCACGCGGCTGCGGCCGGGCTATCTGTTCACCATGGACACCGACGAGACCAAGCTGAACGGTCTCAACCAGCGCTATCTCGTCGCCGGGTGCCATGTCCGCTATTCCAAGGGACTCGACAGCGTCTGGGTGGAGGACGGGCATCCGTTCAAGAACGAGATCGTCTGCATCGCGCTGCCGAGCGACGCCACCTGGACCTTCCGCCCGAAGCGCCGGGCCGAGAAGCCGAAGGTCGCCGGCCTGATCCGGGCGCTGGTGGACAACGACGCCGGCGGACAGGAGGCCAAGCTCGACGACAACGGGACCTACAAGATCCGCCTGGTCGAGGAGGAGAGCACGGAGAGCCGGCTGCCGTCGGGCAAGGCGAGCGCGAACGTCCGCCATGCGCTGCCCTATGGCGGCGGCCAGGACACCGGCTTCCAGTTCCCGCTCTACAAGGGGACCGAGGTGATCCTGGCGTGCATCGAGGGCGATCCGGACCTGCCGGTGATCGTCGGCACGGTCGCCAACTCCGACAACAAGACCGTGCTGGACGGGATCGACAAGGCGCTCAACAAGAACAAGACGAACCGTATCCGCACCCGGTCGGGCATCACCATCGAGCTCATCGACGGGTAA
- a CDS encoding DUF3540 domain-containing protein: MQVKSGTTLIAEVTEATIGEPAARSQSEFATGQVGEVADRRFRLETEHGPVLARRAVSCLVEPQTGDRVLYVVEEEGRGTILHILSRPDPERQAVTLSNPDGPLRLRGSEVSVETEGSYAVSAGGISLTAPKAELTAKTLTMVGEGLQQVYGRIQTNTRSLETMSERIVTKALDRVEIVDNTDNQMIGTLSVKVSGVMTQASYSTVLVATEDLRMDGKRVTVG; the protein is encoded by the coding sequence ATGCAAGTCAAGAGCGGCACCACCCTCATCGCCGAAGTGACCGAAGCCACGATCGGCGAGCCCGCGGCGCGCAGCCAGTCGGAGTTCGCCACCGGCCAGGTCGGCGAGGTCGCCGACCGGCGCTTCCGTCTCGAGACGGAGCACGGCCCGGTTCTGGCGCGCCGCGCCGTCAGCTGCCTCGTCGAGCCGCAGACCGGCGACCGCGTGCTCTACGTGGTCGAGGAGGAAGGGCGCGGCACGATCCTCCACATCCTCTCCCGCCCGGATCCCGAGCGTCAGGCGGTCACCCTGTCGAACCCGGACGGTCCGCTGCGCCTGCGCGGCTCGGAGGTGTCCGTGGAAACCGAAGGCAGCTACGCCGTCAGCGCCGGCGGGATTTCGCTCACCGCGCCGAAGGCCGAACTCACCGCCAAGACCCTGACCATGGTCGGCGAAGGGCTTCAGCAGGTCTATGGCCGCATTCAGACCAACACCCGCTCGCTGGAAACCATGTCGGAACGCATCGTCACCAAGGCGCTCGACCGGGTGGAAATCGTCGACAACACCGACAACCAGATGATCGGAACGCTGTCGGTGAAGGTCTCCGGCGTCATGACCCAGGCCTCCTATTCGACGGTGCTCGTCGCCACGGAGGATCTGCGGATGGACGGCAAGCGCGTGACGGTCGGCTGA
- a CDS encoding tetratricopeptide repeat protein, which yields MLTTDERLKAATDHVERHRLDEAEALFRDVLTTEPQNTAAVSGLGGVLLRRGAVDEAFEVIGRATSLDPGNPVNYENLAVVYRLRDESDYALTCLEAAVTAAPDRVEARIGLAEMLISTGRLDDAVEHIETAYQVHPDRPEVLVALGGAHMMRGDLAKAIASYRKALEVKPDTAEAHANLSTIYAGSGRPKDALDHAERAHALEPLNPAFASLLAGALEATGHTERGIGLIERMLVLHPRLPDLHGRLASLRLAAGQTDDALAGIVKQLRDNRDDPVLLETMSQLLHRAGRREQALTAARECLRRAPQSLLARTVERHSLIGLGRSDEIWPALSSEEPLQGPARLRVRLDDTIGVLETVPLLRAIPLAQSRGHEITIAAPEWLAALAGRVRHGAPAPAPQDGTGSNPAAEPGSDEPEDLPLLALPARAGISEAEMIAAPQCLVAAESTAAMWAQAVSEMPAPRIGFAWSAFPPGLDLTAFRHVFDCLSATPVSLVWDQYRSQLATMPEAIDGGLHIQGLDGAVAAVSALDAVIGGDGLPVHIAGALGIPGVAIVPGGQFWYWRKAEGGDRAVWYPSIRLVEFSPGQKRAEVIAMARATLEDVIAEAAATGASPDRDPVRMEESKQ from the coding sequence ATGCTGACGACCGACGAACGCCTGAAGGCGGCGACCGATCACGTGGAGCGCCACCGCCTCGACGAAGCCGAAGCGCTGTTCCGGGACGTCCTCACGACCGAGCCCCAGAACACTGCCGCCGTGTCCGGTCTCGGCGGGGTGCTGCTGCGCCGGGGAGCCGTCGACGAGGCGTTCGAGGTCATCGGCCGGGCCACCTCCCTCGACCCCGGCAACCCGGTCAACTACGAGAACCTGGCCGTCGTCTACCGGTTGCGCGATGAGAGCGACTACGCCCTGACCTGTCTGGAGGCAGCCGTCACGGCGGCGCCCGACCGGGTCGAGGCGCGCATCGGCCTTGCGGAAATGCTGATTTCCACCGGCAGGCTCGACGACGCCGTGGAGCATATCGAGACCGCCTACCAGGTCCATCCGGACCGGCCGGAGGTGCTGGTCGCGCTCGGTGGCGCGCACATGATGCGGGGCGATCTGGCGAAGGCGATCGCCAGCTACCGCAAGGCGCTCGAGGTGAAACCCGACACCGCGGAAGCCCATGCCAACCTGTCGACGATCTACGCCGGATCCGGCCGTCCGAAGGATGCGCTGGATCATGCCGAGCGCGCGCACGCGCTGGAACCGCTGAATCCCGCCTTCGCCTCCCTTCTGGCCGGGGCGCTGGAGGCGACGGGACACACGGAGCGCGGCATCGGCCTCATTGAACGGATGCTGGTCCTCCACCCGCGCCTGCCCGATCTGCACGGCCGCCTCGCCTCGCTCCGGCTCGCCGCCGGCCAGACCGACGACGCGCTGGCGGGAATCGTCAAGCAGCTGCGCGACAACCGCGACGACCCGGTGCTCCTGGAAACCATGAGCCAGCTCCTCCACCGGGCCGGACGGCGGGAGCAGGCGCTGACGGCGGCCCGCGAGTGTCTGCGCCGCGCCCCGCAGTCGCTGCTCGCCCGGACGGTGGAGCGCCACAGCCTCATCGGGCTTGGCCGGTCGGACGAGATCTGGCCGGCTCTGTCCTCGGAGGAACCCCTGCAGGGCCCCGCCCGGCTCCGCGTCCGCCTGGACGACACGATCGGCGTTCTGGAAACCGTGCCCCTTCTGCGGGCCATACCCCTTGCCCAGAGCCGGGGCCACGAGATCACCATCGCCGCCCCCGAATGGCTGGCGGCGCTCGCCGGGCGGGTCCGGCACGGCGCGCCCGCGCCCGCGCCGCAGGACGGAACCGGGTCCAACCCGGCTGCGGAACCGGGCTCTGATGAACCGGAGGACCTGCCCCTGCTCGCATTGCCGGCCCGGGCCGGTATTTCAGAGGCGGAGATGATCGCGGCGCCCCAATGTCTGGTCGCCGCCGAGAGCACCGCGGCGATGTGGGCCCAGGCGGTCTCCGAGATGCCGGCGCCGCGCATCGGCTTCGCCTGGTCGGCGTTCCCGCCCGGCCTGGATCTGACGGCGTTCCGGCACGTGTTCGACTGTCTTTCGGCCACGCCCGTCTCGCTGGTCTGGGACCAGTACCGGTCCCAGTTGGCCACCATGCCCGAGGCGATCGACGGCGGGCTGCACATCCAGGGCCTCGACGGCGCGGTCGCCGCCGTCTCCGCCCTCGATGCCGTGATCGGCGGAGACGGGCTTCCGGTGCACATCGCCGGCGCGCTCGGCATTCCCGGCGTGGCGATCGTCCCGGGCGGCCAGTTCTGGTACTGGCGCAAGGCCGAAGGGGGGGATCGGGCGGTCTGGTATCCGTCGATCCGGCTGGTGGAGTTCTCTCCGGGTCAGAAACGGGCGGAGGTGATCGCCATGGCCCGCGCCACGCTCGAAGACGTCATCGCCGAGGCAGCGGCAACCGGGGCCTCACCGGATCGAGATCCGGTCCGGATGGAAGAATCCAAGCAATAG